In Sparus aurata chromosome 2, fSpaAur1.1, whole genome shotgun sequence, a single genomic region encodes these proteins:
- the exoc3l2b gene encoding tumor necrosis factor alpha-induced protein 2 codes for MPIFKNLPVRLKGGGPTLDNALILRRMSLNITPHHHNPFDNDDDDGIHGNGGHGNHWSPGSSLLDGDGPRDRNPFEDEEDENEANEGKKGNGGGGGGSGKGSLKFTSPLKTLGKLGKTLRMSGRSKGSATPSPQGSLQGTPSPSTKKKRGRRSSEGSLLRFAGKYRDSLSSRKESITNGELNCTESECDSTSRRLSFMKMVGLGKKKESMADHSSQGPEEQPVKEEVVEEVKPREPLSVLEILQLVKKRDLVLADTHILELEQECNESAAADRGAAPQTEDASSSMKDGGRRKAKDVELLYEELQKELWAVVRESLRSPTAGPNLGLVVQVLQHEEQVDKDWALSETVVPGGPRPRRLKQRWKEAVEEAADGSLPQRAEFTAGELDRYLDRLRARVVEDLGAAKRNVVSIYPDQYEPFQVYVQSYHQAVARRLQAITDNQLEITDIYSLLDWLHNIYNRDVLGTVCITSPFSRSELCPLLPSETVDRLELDCLNSVRAKVTTELSQVLDEEERRWMESLHIEEYQITLAKTVIQRLQVDLERSASINSSLGSRVAQCSLNGLADFLFSFQRKVEMFHEGMQSGMFGDNEDGYVSKTIALVNCCPPLRGFVQRCAQCDPAVSEDSLRRANKALDHIVQQGVRVLSERLYLHIRPFFERLVKRKWLSNAEPYEQIEALIKEHFKKYCRMDSPPYQVLVAEVHRRVVMEYLRSVMRGRIICTSMKMRKRMAGRLRDEGKQIKVLFKDLESPSSWLDGALSHISEIIQLEDVPSIQMEVGVLVREFPDVRKKHVSAILNIRGMTRQAERQEILNIVKDIESSEVGGGGGGLARLSRDRALFSEVPVTSEVHCLNVGLSRIALTASSCFTTLRPRRRKTRTPVQENPDDVL; via the exons ATGCCCATCTTCAAAAACCTCCCGGTGCGTCTGAAAGGCGGCGGTCCGACTCTCGACAACGCTTTGATCCTGCGCAGGATGAGCCTCAACATCACCCCTCACCATCACAACCCCTTCGACaacgacgacgacgacggcATCCACGGTAACGGCGGCCATGGCAACCACTGGTCGCCCGGCAGCTCGCTGCTGGACGGGGACGGCCCGAGGGACCGCAACCCGttcgaggacgaggaggacgagaaCGAGGCCAACGAGGGGAAGAAGGGGAacggaggtggaggaggaggttcaggGAAGGGATCGCTGAAGTTCACGTCCCCACTGAAGACGCTCGGGAAGCTGGGGAAGACTCTGAGGATGTCGGGGAGGAGCAAAGGAAGCGCCACGCCCTCCCCACAGGGGTCGCTGCAGGGGACGCCTTCACCGTcaacgaagaagaagagagggaggaggagctctgAGGGGAGTCTGCTCAG GTTTGCGGGGAAATACCGCGACAGCCTCAGCTCCCGTAAGGAGTCCATCACCAACGGCGAGCTGAACTGCACAGAGAGCGAGTGCGACTCCACCAGCCGCCGCCTGTCCTTCATGAAGATGGTGGGACtggggaagaagaaggagtcGATGGCCGATCACTCGTCTCAGGGCCCCGAGGAGCAGCcggtgaaggaggaggtggtggaggaggtcaaACCCAGAGAGCCGCTGTCAG TCCTGGAAATCCTGCAGCTGGTGAAGAAGCGGGACCTGGTTCTGGCCGATACTCACATCCTGGAGTTGGAGCAGGAGTGTAACGAGTCCGCCGCGGCAGACCGTGGCGCAGCGCCGCAGACGGAGGATGCAAGCTCGAGCATGAAAGATGGCGGGCGGAGGAAGGCGAAGGACGTGGAGCTGCTGTACGAGGAGCTGCAGAAGGAGCTGTGGGCCGTCGTCAGGGAGTCTCTGCGCTCCCCGACAGCCGGGCCGAACCTGGGCCTGGTGGTTCAG GTGCTGCAGCATGAGGAGCAGGTCGATAAGGACTGGGCCCTCAGTGAGACAGTGGTGCCTGGCGGCCCAAGGCCTCGTCGTCTGAAGCAGAGGTGGaaggaggcggtggaggaggctgcagacgGCTCTCTGCCTCAGAGAGCAGAGTTCACAGCCGGAGAACTGGACCGGTACCTGGACCGCCTCCGGGCCCGGGTGGTGGAGGACTTGGGGGCCGCAAAGAGGAACGTGGTGTCCATTTACCCTGACCAGTACGAGCCCTTCCAG GTGTACGTGCAGAGCTACCACCAGGCGGTTGCTCGGCGACTGCAGGCCATCACTGACAACCAGCTGGAGATCACCGACATCTACTCTCTGCTGGACTGGCTGCACAACATATACAACAG aGACGTTCTGGGGACGGTGTGTATCACAAGTCCGTTCAGCCGCTCTGagctctgtcctctgctgccgTCAGAGACCGTGGACCGGCTGGAGCTGGACTGTCTCAACTCTGTCCGG GCCAAAGTGACCACGGAGCTGAGTCAAGTCCtggacgaggaggagaggaggtggatgGAGTCGCTGCACATCGAGGAGTACCAGATTACTCTGGCCAAGACCGTCATACAG AGGCTGCAGGTGGATCTGGAGCGCTCGGCCTCCATCAACAGCAGTCTGGGCTCAAGAGTGGCTCAGTGCAGCCTCAACGGCCTGGCCGACTTCCTCTTCAG TTTCCAGCGTAAAGTCGAGATGTTTCATGAGGGGATGCAGAGCGGCATGTTCGGAGACAACGAGGACGGATACGTGTCCAAAACCATCGCACTGGTCAACTGCTGCCCTCCGCTCAG agGCTTCGTGCAGCGCTGTGCTCAGTGCGACCCGGCGGTCAGCGAGGACTCTCTGCGTCGAGCCAACAAAGCTCTGGATCACATCGTGCAGCAGGGAGTCAGAGTGCTGTCTGAACGCCTGTACCTGCACATCAgg ccaTTCTTCGAGCGTCTGGTGAAGAGGAAGTGGCTGAGTAACGCTGAGCCATACGAGCAGATCGAAGCTCTCATCAAAGAACACTTCAAGAAATACTGCAGGATGGACAGTCCACCATACCAG gtcCTGGTGGCTGAGGTCCACCGGCGGGTGGTGATGGAGTATCTCCGCTCCGTCATGAGAGGAAGAATCATCTGCACCTCCatgaagatgaggaagaggatggCCGGCCGGCTCAGAGACGAAGGCAAACAGATCAAAGTCCTCTTCAAAGATCTG GAGTCACCGTCCAGCTGGTTGGACGGCGCTCTGTCTCATATCTCAGAGATCATCCAGCTGGAGGACGTCCCCTCCATCCAGATGGAGGTCGGAGTTCTGGTCCGAGAGTTTCCAGACGTCAG GAAGAAGCACGTGTCGGCCATTTTGAACATCAGGGGGATGACTCGGCAGGCGGAACGCCAGGAGATCCTGAACATCGTCAAAGACATCGAGAGCAGCGAGGTCGGTGGCGGCGGAGGAGGTTTGGCCCGGCTGTCGCGGGACCGCGCCCTCTTCTCTGAGGTGCCGGTCACCTCCGAGGTCCACTGCCTGAACGTGGGTCTGAGCCGCATCGCCCTCACGGCCTCGTCCTGCTTCACCACGCTGCGACCACGCCGACGCAAAACCAGAACGCCCGTCCAGGAGAACCCCGACGACGTTCTGTGA